The following DNA comes from Streptococcus canis.
AAGCCCCAGACTATCGAGCGACTGGTCTTTTGGCAATGCTTTTAAATGCAACCGCAAATGGTTGTCCGCAATAGCTGGCGCTGTTGCTGCTGCATCAGTCGCAAGAGGTTTAGCCGGCTCACTGCTTTGGTCAGCTTGAGTAGTACTTACTTGATCGGTCAAAAAGTGAGCCTCAGCAGCTTGACTTGAATCAGTGACCACTTCTGTCTTTTTCACAGAACTTTCTGGAGTTAGGCCAGCGCTTGCATTGGACACCTCATTAACAACTGAATCAGCTTGTTGTGTTGCCTGCTTGTCAGGCTCTACCTGAGTCAGCAGCACCTCAGTTTCTGGGCTACTTTCTTGTGCTAAAACTTGCGGGCTATAAAGTAAGATACTAGCCCCAGTTGCTACTGATACAACACCTATGCTCAACTTTTTGATGGCATACTTGTACTCTTTTGCCCCTTGAATAACGCTCTTAGTCATAAGACCTCCCTATTGATAAAAGATTCTAACAACCATATCTTAACACATTGTGCAAACGCTTGCAACAGCAAACGAAAAGCTTTCTTGTCATCAAGTAAACAGGGGCTGGGCAAGACGTCCAATATAAACAAAACTGCCTGAAATCTTTCATTTACAAAGGTTGATTTCAAGCGGTTTCTTGTTTCGAAAATGTGAAAAAATCAATGAGATGTCGATTTTTGCTCAGCCCCATAGAAGACACAAAAAAAAGCCAACCAGAATTCCTCCCCTCGGTTGGCTGTTAATGTTACAAGAAAATCAATCTTAATAATAGGTTAAGCTGACACCTTCACACAAAAGGCATCCCAAGGTTGTAAATGCTTGGTCTCTAACACCTTGTCCACATCTGTGTTGGCGATAACCACTTCTGCACTTGCTAAGTCTTTGGCAAAGACTTGCTTCTGGTCAGACACATTGACAACAATCACATACAAATCTGCCCCAAATTGACGTTGGTAGGCAAACACTTTATCAGCTGTTGGCAAGAGGTGGTAATCTGCTTCAACTAGCCAGTCTTGCTCCTTACGTAAGGCAATCAGTTGTTTGTAAGTGTAAAAAATAGAGTCTGGGTTAGCAAGGGCATCGGTCACATTAATCTCCTGATAATTAGGGTTGACCGGCAACCAAGTCTCTTGGGCATCAGAAAAACCAGCATGCTTTTCCTTAGACCACTGCATTGGCGTTCTAGCATTATCTCGTCCTACTTTACAAATGCTGTCAATCACACTCGCCTCTGACAGACCATTTCCCATGGCTTCCTTGGCATAGTTAAGGGACTCAATATCATCAACCTCAGTCAAGTCTTTAAAAGGATAGTTGGTCATGCCAATCTCTTCTCCTTGGTAAATATAAGGCGTCCCTCGCATCAAATGAAGCAAAATAGCCAAGGCCTTGGCAGACTTCTCACGATAGGTGCTGTCATTGCCCCAAATAGACAAGACCCGTGGTAGGTCATGGTTATTCCAAAAGAGTGAATTCCAGCCTTCTCCCAACTTCAATTCTGTCTGCCACTTGCTGAAAATGGTTTTCAGAGCAGGGACGTCCAGTTCTTCCGCATAGTCCCATTTAGGGGCATTTGGTTTGTGTTGCAAGCCCACATGCTCAAATTGAAAGACCATGGATAATTCTTTATTCTCAGGGCGAGAATACTGGCGTGCGATTTCAGGCGTTGCTCCCCATGTCTCACCGACGGTCATCAAGTCATGATTTCCAAAGGTTGCTTGATTCATTTCTTTGAGGTAATCGTGTAAGCGCG
Coding sequences within:
- the dexB gene encoding glucan 1,6-alpha-glucosidase DexB; translation: MQKKWWHQATIYQIYPRSFKDTSGNGIGDLKGITSQLDYLQNLGITAIWLSPVYQSPMDDNGYDISDYEAIADLFGNMDDMDELLAAANERGIKIIMDLVVNHTSDEHAWFVEARENPNSPERDYYIWRDEPNNLMSIFSGSAWELDEASGQYYLHLFSKKQPDLNWENAQLRQKIYDMMNFWIAKGIGGFRMDVIDLIGKIPDSEITGNGPRLHDYLKEMNQATFGNHDLMTVGETWGATPEIARQYSRPENKELSMVFQFEHVGLQHKPNAPKWDYAEELDVPALKTIFSKWQTELKLGEGWNSLFWNNHDLPRVLSIWGNDSTYREKSAKALAILLHLMRGTPYIYQGEEIGMTNYPFKDLTEVDDIESLNYAKEAMGNGLSEASVIDSICKVGRDNARTPMQWSKEKHAGFSDAQETWLPVNPNYQEINVTDALANPDSIFYTYKQLIALRKEQDWLVEADYHLLPTADKVFAYQRQFGADLYVIVVNVSDQKQVFAKDLASAEVVIANTDVDKVLETKHLQPWDAFCVKVSA